A genomic segment from Gemmatimonadota bacterium encodes:
- a CDS encoding ABC transporter ATP-binding protein, producing MPVISVSRLGKRYGRTIAVRDVSLEVFEGEIFGLIGPNGAGKTTTMECVEGNRVPDAGTISVLGLDPQRDANTLRQRIGVQHQEAQLQKRIKVWEAVDLWASLYPRVVDTDALLDRLGLAAKRDSWFMTLSGGQKQRLFIALALIHEPEVVFLDELTTGLDPQARRAIWALVTGIRDRGTTVFLTTHLMEEAERLCDRVAIIEHGCIIELGTPAELVQKHCPERTAVFTSDDADVIERMQGLGAIERNGVTYTLRGAGDDFVTGVINVIAREGIRVRGFRTEIPTLEDVFLKLTGHGIRD from the coding sequence ATTCCCGTCATTTCCGTCTCGAGACTGGGTAAGCGTTACGGCCGCACTATCGCAGTGAGAGACGTCTCGCTGGAAGTGTTCGAAGGCGAGATCTTCGGGCTCATTGGTCCGAACGGCGCCGGCAAGACGACCACGATGGAGTGCGTGGAGGGCAATCGCGTTCCCGACGCCGGGACCATTTCGGTACTCGGCCTCGATCCACAGCGCGACGCCAACACTCTCCGGCAGCGGATCGGCGTGCAGCACCAGGAAGCGCAGCTCCAGAAGCGGATCAAGGTGTGGGAGGCGGTGGACCTCTGGGCGTCGCTGTATCCCCGTGTGGTGGATACCGACGCACTCCTCGACCGCCTTGGTCTCGCAGCAAAGCGCGACTCATGGTTCATGACTCTCTCCGGTGGACAGAAGCAGCGGCTCTTCATCGCGCTGGCGCTCATTCATGAACCCGAGGTCGTGTTCCTCGATGAGCTCACCACCGGACTCGATCCACAGGCGCGTCGTGCGATATGGGCCCTGGTAACCGGGATCAGAGACCGTGGCACGACGGTGTTCCTCACGACTCACCTGATGGAAGAGGCCGAGCGACTCTGCGATCGCGTCGCGATCATCGAGCACGGATGCATCATCGAGTTGGGCACGCCCGCCGAGCTGGTACAGAAGCACTGCCCGGAACGGACTGCCGTCTTCACGAGCGATGATGCAGATGTCATCGAACGCATGCAGGGCCTTGGCGCGATCGAGCGCAATGGAGTGACGTACACGCTTCGCGGCGCCGGTGACGACTTCGTGACCGGAGTGATCAACGTCATCGCGCGCGAAGGTATTCGCGTGCGTGGTTTCCGCACCGAGATCCCGACGCTCGAGGATGTGTTCCTCAAGCTGACCGGTCACGGGATCAGGGACTGA
- a CDS encoding glutaminyl-peptide cyclotransferase, whose translation MTILMGAGCRGTESHQPARYEVTARFPHDSFAYTQGLLYADGVLFESTGLNGRSDVRRVDLKSGRVLASRPLAANRFGEGLALLKGRLYQLTWKAGVAYTYDAATLAPRDSFNYPGEGWGLAADGTSLIMSDGSDSLRVLSPETFQVQRVVHVRDNGAPLYQINELEYVNGELFANVYQSNWVLRIDPATGDVRETIDFADLYPDRPAYAEVMNGIALAPDGKQLLLTGKYWPVMFQVRLRPSPSQKHL comes from the coding sequence GTGACGATACTAATGGGTGCAGGATGCCGCGGCACTGAGAGTCACCAGCCAGCGCGTTACGAAGTGACGGCGCGCTTCCCGCACGATTCTTTCGCCTACACGCAGGGGCTTCTCTACGCCGACGGCGTGCTCTTCGAGAGCACCGGACTCAACGGCCGCTCCGACGTGCGACGAGTCGATCTCAAATCGGGCAGAGTGCTGGCGTCGAGGCCGCTTGCAGCAAATCGGTTTGGCGAAGGGCTCGCGCTGCTCAAGGGTCGCCTGTATCAGCTCACATGGAAGGCCGGTGTGGCGTACACGTACGATGCCGCCACACTCGCTCCACGCGATTCGTTCAACTATCCCGGTGAAGGGTGGGGACTCGCAGCCGACGGAACGTCGCTGATCATGAGCGATGGCTCCGATTCGCTGCGTGTGCTGTCACCGGAAACGTTTCAGGTGCAACGAGTCGTGCATGTACGCGACAATGGTGCGCCGCTGTATCAGATCAACGAGTTGGAGTACGTCAACGGCGAGCTGTTCGCCAACGTGTACCAGTCCAACTGGGTGCTCCGAATCGATCCGGCAACCGGCGACGTGCGGGAGACGATCGACTTTGCGGATCTGTATCCGGACCGTCCGGCGTACGCTGAAGTCATGAACGGAATCGCGCTTGCGCCGGATGGAAAGCAGCTTCTTCTCACCGGAAAATATTGGCCGGTGATGTTTCAGGTTCGGCTGCGCCCGTCTCCATCGCAAAAACATCTATAG
- a CDS encoding DoxX family protein translates to MTTARSPDHYIIDRIITSGLNESRIIFVTRPPLMRYKQATQQAFAIGMIGLGIVGLVYGDFATVWHDAPASLPGREILAYASATLMLVCGIGLLSKRTEVLAARVLVPYWALVVLLLEIPLVIRAPLVEMTWLNTAMITVVFTGAWVLTAADTRALRIAQLVFGAALIPIGLSHFVYVDLTAPLVPAWLPFHTGWAYLTGAAHIAAGLGVLLGIYPRLAAAMEAAMLSAFTGLVWIPAIIATPRTQNVWSEFTISWAISAGAWVVAASIANKNPATSQQSPEPIVRRPAA, encoded by the coding sequence TTGACGACCGCAAGATCACCAGATCATTACATCATAGACAGGATAATTACGTCGGGGCTCAACGAGTCGCGGATAATATTCGTTACTCGCCCTCCACTCATGCGATACAAACAGGCTACCCAACAGGCGTTCGCCATTGGCATGATCGGCCTCGGAATCGTCGGTCTCGTCTACGGCGATTTCGCGACAGTATGGCACGACGCGCCAGCCTCATTGCCAGGTCGCGAGATACTCGCGTACGCGTCGGCGACGCTCATGCTGGTGTGCGGCATCGGTTTGCTCTCGAAGCGCACCGAAGTGTTGGCGGCACGCGTGCTTGTGCCATACTGGGCGCTCGTAGTACTGTTGCTCGAGATTCCGCTGGTCATCAGAGCTCCGCTCGTTGAAATGACCTGGTTGAACACGGCGATGATCACCGTCGTCTTCACAGGCGCATGGGTGCTGACCGCTGCGGATACGCGCGCGCTTCGCATCGCCCAGCTCGTATTCGGGGCCGCCCTGATTCCGATCGGCCTTTCGCACTTCGTCTACGTCGACCTGACCGCGCCCCTCGTTCCCGCCTGGCTTCCCTTCCACACCGGCTGGGCCTACCTCACCGGAGCTGCGCATATCGCAGCCGGACTTGGCGTGCTTCTCGGGATTTATCCGCGGCTCGCGGCGGCAATGGAGGCAGCGATGCTGAGCGCATTCACCGGTCTGGTCTGGATTCCGGCGATCATCGCCACGCCAAGGACGCAGAACGTGTGGTCAGAGTTCACCATCTCCTGGGCGATCAGCGCGGGCGCGTGGGTGGTTGCGGCGAGCATCGCGAACAAGAATCCGGCGACGTCCCAGCAGTCGCCGGAACCGATAGTTCGCCGGCCAGCAGCTTAG
- a CDS encoding ABC transporter permease: protein MPRGPLRGFWKLTWLETKIFMREPMGFVGALLVPLLVFVVLGRALGIGKPMATPGVDIPFNVAILAAILIAISAVQSLVAIISIYREGGILKRLRSTPLSPVTIMGAQVTVKLVFTVVSLALLMLAGRRLFPGVMRVNVFSFTAAVVLGTFSILSLGFVLASLVPTARFAQPISAAVLYPMLALSGLFYPLDRFPRALRGLAYLFPTTHAVALLQGVWDGSGWGAHWVNVAALLVLFAAYTAISTRVFRWE, encoded by the coding sequence ATGCCACGCGGACCGCTGCGGGGATTCTGGAAGCTCACCTGGCTCGAGACCAAGATCTTCATGCGCGAACCAATGGGGTTCGTCGGCGCGCTATTGGTGCCGCTGCTGGTTTTCGTGGTATTGGGACGCGCCTTAGGCATCGGCAAACCGATGGCCACACCGGGGGTCGATATCCCATTCAACGTGGCGATCCTCGCGGCGATATTGATCGCGATCAGCGCGGTGCAGTCGCTCGTTGCGATCATATCCATATACAGGGAAGGTGGTATCCTCAAACGCCTTCGCTCCACGCCACTGTCGCCGGTGACGATCATGGGTGCGCAGGTAACTGTGAAGCTTGTGTTCACGGTGGTCAGTCTCGCGTTGCTCATGCTCGCCGGCCGGCGACTTTTCCCGGGCGTGATGCGCGTAAACGTATTCAGCTTCACCGCAGCCGTCGTGCTTGGCACGTTCAGCATCCTCTCTCTTGGATTCGTCCTCGCCAGCCTGGTGCCTACGGCGCGGTTCGCGCAGCCGATCAGCGCGGCGGTACTCTATCCCATGCTCGCGTTGTCGGGGCTCTTCTATCCACTGGATAGATTCCCGCGCGCACTCCGCGGGTTGGCGTATCTGTTCCCGACGACGCACGCGGTGGCACTGCTGCAGGGCGTGTGGGATGGATCCGGTTGGGGCGCACACTGGGTGAACGTCGCGGCGCTGCTCGTTCTGTTCGCCGCGTACACCGCCATTTCAACACGCGTTTTCCGCTGGGAGTGA